ACATCGACAGCCGGGTCGGGAAACGTTTCGTCACTCATCGTACCCGCCACTACCCGTTCGATCCCAATAAGCGTTCGTATAGAATAGTGAATTCTATGCAATATAGATCGGTCGAAAATGGGTTGTATGGACTCCTTAGTGGATTCGGTGCAGTCTTCGGGGGTCTTCGAGAGAGGGATGTTCGACAGATGCACAAGACTTTTGCAATACCGAGGTTGTATTGTTCGATGGAGGCAAGACAGAACATGAGCGACGAACACGATACTGCCGAGACGCTCGACGTCAAAGGTGAGAACTGCCCCATGCCGGTCATCGAGACCAAGCAGGCGGCCGACGAGTTGGAGAGCGAGGAGGTGCTCGAAGTGCTCGCGACCGATGCCGGGAGCATGAGCGATATCAAGGGGTGGGCCGGCTCGACCGCGGGCGTCGAACTGGTCGATCAGACCGACGACGGGGACGTGTACAAACACTACGTCCGGAAGACCGCATGACGGCCACCGACGAGATCGGGTCGTGCGCGTCGACCGGTCGATCGACTGAGAGGCGACGATGAGCACGGAGACCCGATCCACCGCTGGCGAGTCGATCGAGGACGGTGCCGGCCTCGAAGCTCGCATCGAGGAGCTCGAAGCCGAACTCGCCGCGATCCGGGACGACGACGATCAGCGGATGGTCATCATCGCGACGAAGGGGACCCTCGACATGGCGTACCCGCCCCTGATCCTCGCTTCGACGGCCGCAGCTTTCGGCTGGGACGTGACGGTGTTTCACACGTTCTGGGGGCTCGAACTCCTCCACGAGGAACACTCTCAGGAGCTGGGCCTGAGTTCGGTCGGCAATCCCAACATGCCGATTCCGAACGTCATCGGGGCGCTTCCCGGCATGGATCGGGCGACCGCGAAGCTGATGGAGCGACGCATCGCCGACAACGACGTCGCGAGCGTCGAAGAGCTCGTTCGGACCGCACTCGATAGCGGGGTCGATCTCCAGGCGTGTCAGATGACGATCGATCTGTTGGACTACGACGAAGCCGACTTCTACGACGGCGTCGAGACGGGCGTCGGCGCGGCGAGCGCCTTCCAGCGCATGACCAACGCCGACATCCAACTCCTCGTCTGAGTCGGCCCGCTCCCACACACCGGATCTCACGAACCGAAAACGATTTTCACGACAGACACAATACTCTACACGATGACGCTCCCCATCGACCCGAGCCAGCTGGACGAAGACGACATCGGTGTGAAACGAACCACCCTGGAGATGAGCCACGAGGACGCGATCGAACACGTTCGGACGGTGTTCACCGACGCGGGCTTCGGCATCCCTGTCGAGTTCTCGCCGTCGGAGCTCCTCAACGAGAAGGTCGACGCCGACCGCGACCCGTACTACGTGCTGGGTGCGTGCAACCCCGCGATCGCCGACCGCGCGCTCGACGCCAGTGAGGACCGAATGGGTGGGCTCTTTCCCTGCAACGTCGTCGTCTGGGAGGAAGAGCCCGGCGTGCAGACCGTCTATCACGTCTCGATCATGCGGATCGCCCGGCTCGTCGGGATGGCTCCGGACGACGACGCGATGGCCGACATCATCGAGGACACCGGCGAGCTCGCCGACGAAGCGTTCGAGGCGCTGTGACGATGGGCTATCACACCTTCGATGCCGACAACGCCGATAAGCTGGAGGAGACGGCGTGGCGCTACCGCTTCCTCTCGGCCGAGGAGCTGCTGTGGGCGATTTCGCCATCGCCGGAGCACGTCGTGGCCGACCTCGGCAGCGGCACGGGGTTTTACACCGACGACGTCGCGTCGCACGCCAGCGAGGTCTACG
The genomic region above belongs to Halococcus salifodinae DSM 8989 and contains:
- a CDS encoding sulfurtransferase TusA family protein, whose amino-acid sequence is MSDEHDTAETLDVKGENCPMPVIETKQAADELESEEVLEVLATDAGSMSDIKGWAGSTAGVELVDQTDDGDVYKHYVRKTA
- a CDS encoding DsrE/DsrF/DrsH-like family protein is translated as MSTETRSTAGESIEDGAGLEARIEELEAELAAIRDDDDQRMVIIATKGTLDMAYPPLILASTAAAFGWDVTVFHTFWGLELLHEEHSQELGLSSVGNPNMPIPNVIGALPGMDRATAKLMERRIADNDVASVEELVRTALDSGVDLQACQMTIDLLDYDEADFYDGVETGVGAASAFQRMTNADIQLLV
- a CDS encoding DUF302 domain-containing protein, which encodes MTLPIDPSQLDEDDIGVKRTTLEMSHEDAIEHVRTVFTDAGFGIPVEFSPSELLNEKVDADRDPYYVLGACNPAIADRALDASEDRMGGLFPCNVVVWEEEPGVQTVYHVSIMRIARLVGMAPDDDAMADIIEDTGELADEAFEAL